One Clostridiales bacterium genomic window, TTTGCTGCCCGAGGCGGAGACGAAGGCGTACTACCGGCAGCGGCAGAGGCCGCGTCGTACGGGCAAGAGGCTGTGAGCGCATGCGCAGAGTGAACGAGGGCACCTCCCTGGGGGAGCTGGCCGCCCTGGTGTGCGAAGCGCTCGAACGCGCCGGCATCAGGGCGACCCTGTCCGGCGGCGGCGCTGTCGTGCTGTACAGCGACAACGAGTACGAGAGCTCCGACCTGGACTTCATCACCTCCGAGCGAACCGCGGTGATCGCCGAGGCGATCGAGCCTCTCGGCTTCCACCGAACCCCAGGAAGCCGACAGTTCGAGCACCCCGAGGCACGCTACTACGTCGAGTTCCCGCCAGGCCCGCTGGCCTTTGGCGAGACAGTGGTTCCCGAGAGTTCCGTCCTCACGTTGCAGACCGAGTTCGGTCCCGTGCGCGTCATCACGCCGACCCAGTCCGTGATGGACCGGCTTGCGGCGTACGTGCACTGGAACGACAACCAGGCGCTCGATCAAGCCGTCATGGTCGCCAGACGTCAGCGTGTGGATTGGTCGGAGCTCTACGAGTGGGCACGGCGCGAGGGCGCGGATGCCGTCCTGATAGACCGGCTCAGGAGCAAGGCTGGATTCGACTGAGCCGTGATCGGCATCGACATGTGACCGAGACGGTGCCGGCCGAGCCGGAGTACGACTCGCGGAGGCGTGCGATGCAGGTGTGGTAGTGACGAGGACAGCGACGGCTGGTTCTCCGGTACCTGCTATCGAGATTGAAGATTAACCTGTACTTCCGTCTTGCGAAGTTCTCGCCGCCGAGAATAGCCTTGCCTGTGCGTCCCCGCTCCTTGCATGCAGTTCGCTGAACGAGTGCGCCGCCACACATCGGACACATCGTTGGGATCTGGGGCTCTACCGGTTCGACCTGCTGCATCCGTGCTGCCGCGCGGTCGAGCTTGAATCGCTTCGGGCGCTCCCCGAATGCGTTGAGCGCAGGCGCGGAGTCGTTCTGAGCGCACAAAAGAGCGAGGCCGCTGCTTTCCTCGAACGAACCGTCCACCTTGCGGCTTCGGCCCATCTGAGTTCTTCAACGACCTCGCAAGTAGGATTATGCGCCATCCCGGGCGAGAAGCAACGGAAATCGTGAGATCCGCGCACCGATGTGACAAGCGGTCGATCGCAGCGTTTGTGCGGTCTGAGCAGGGCGGCTTGTCCACACTATCCCCAGAATCCACAGGACGACGTCGGAAGCGACTGCGATCATTCCAGTTTCGTCAGCAACACTGGGCATTCGAGTCGTGCGTAGAGTGCGCGTCTTGCTCGACGAGGACCTCGCGGAACTCTACGGAGTCGAGACGCGCGCGCTGACCCAGGCGGTCCGGCGCAATCTTCAGCGGTTTCCCGCAGACTTCATGTTCGAGCTTACTCGTGAGGAGTGATCAGGCTGCTTGGCACTGCGGGAACCAGCGGTTCGGGAGAGTCCCGCGGCGGGTAGGATATCACCGGAGGTTGAGAACATGATGGCGACAACCACGCGTCGATTTAGACGCGCTTTCGGCTTCTAGTGGCCACACTTCCGGCAGGCACACGTGTGCGACTCACCGAGGACGCCTCGGCGGCTCTGCGCTTCCCGCCGCCAGACGACATCGACCTCACGGTCGTGGTGCACCGCGCCGCGCTCAACGCGCCCCACGATCCGCACACGCAGGTTGCCGCCGTCGCGCATGGTGAACTCGTGTGGCTCGGCGCGCTCGGCGAGGACGTGCTCGAGGAGGTGTCGGCCCCGCGTGATCCGGGCGCCAGAGCGGCCGTCGCCGAGCGCTTCTTGGTGGGCAGTCGTCTGTGGGACGTTGTGCGAGTGGGAGGGCTGCTCGGCCAGGCTGGGGGAGGGCCGCTGTCGACCGTCTACGACGGCAGTGAAGAACGCCCGTGGGTGGTGGTGGGTGAGACGATTCTCGGCGAGTTGATCGTCGTTCCGCTCAACGATTCGCGGAACCCCAAGTGGTGGACGCCGGTGATCGCGCAAATTCACATGCGCTTTCCCGGCAACATCAAAGACGGACAGGTCGAGCTTGCGCACGCGTGGACCGCGCCGGGGGCGCTCGTCGCGCGTGGCGAAGTGCTCGCAGCGGGTCGGGAAGCGGTTGAGCGGGCGATCGAGGGGTACTACGGGACGCCGCAGGGGTGAGGTTCTGGTAAGATCCCGTTAATGCTCCCGGGCTACGATATGCGTGCGATCGAGAGCCAGCGGTGCGCGAGCGAGCGCTGGACAGCTACAGCCCCCGCCCGTATACTACGCGGGCTGAACAATCGCATATAGCTCATTACAAGCGGAACCCCGCCTTTGCGGGTAGTTAGGGTTCCCACCTTGCGGCACCACTGAGGTAGCTGTCTGGTCGAGATGAACCGCCGGGACCGGGGTAGAATCCGGGTTGCTCGGCGTATGTCGCGCCCCGTCGGCTCTAGGCCGCGGGGCGTTACTCATGAATGGATGAAATGTGCCGTGTCGAGGGGCACGGCGCGAATAGTGGAGGTGAATCGCCCATCAGCAGTATCGAGCCGAGGATCAACGAACGGATCCGCGTGCCGCGTGTGCGTCTCATTGGTGTCGATGGTTCGCAGCTTGGAATCTTCGAGACGCCGGACGCGTTGCGAATCGCCGATGAACAGGGTCTCGATCTCGTTGAGGTCGCGCCCAACTCGGATCCGCCGGTCTGCCGGGTCATGGATTACGGCAAGTACAAGTACGAACAGGATATCAAGGCAAAGAAGGCCCGGAAGCACCAAGCGACGGTGCAGCTCAAGGAGATCAAGTTCCGGCCAAAGATCGACCACCACGACTACCAGACCAAGAAG contains:
- a CDS encoding ORF6N domain-containing protein, which gives rise to MIPVSSATLGIRVVRRVRVLLDEDLAELYGVETRALTQAVRRNLQRFPADFMFELTREE
- the infC gene encoding translation initiation factor IF-3, which translates into the protein MCRVEGHGANSGGESPISSIEPRINERIRVPRVRLIGVDGSQLGIFETPDALRIADEQGLDLVEVAPNSDPPVCRVMDYGKYKYEQDIKAKKARKHQATVQLKEIKFRPKIDHHDYQTKKKHVVRFLTSGAKVKVTIMFRGREMAHAERGLAILERLAEDLVDMAVIENQPKLEGRNMHMLMAPVKRDVKENRGDGASAVPADQESEAENA